The following coding sequences are from one Chitinivibrionales bacterium window:
- a CDS encoding ATP-binding cassette domain-containing protein — protein sequence MSDDRHIYSRGEKLIGVEDVSKLFRLRGEEVHALRDISVDICSGEYLSIMGPSGSGKTTLFNMIGALDKPSRGRVVIGMLDLTKLTSRQLAYVRCNYIGYIFQSYNLIPSLTALKNVALANTYTGASDQEADEAAKNALEKVGLGHRLHHRPDEVSGGQQQRIAIARALVNEPSIILADEPTANLDFKTGADIIKILKGLSVDQGVTIITATHDHKMLANSDRVVWIRDGAIDHIDNRDDLHIDEGAVSSIGGGDDLDELLK from the coding sequence ATGAGTGATGATCGACATATCTATTCGCGGGGGGAGAAGCTGATCGGGGTCGAGGATGTTTCGAAGCTTTTCAGGTTACGGGGAGAAGAGGTCCATGCACTCAGGGATATTTCCGTTGATATTTGCAGTGGGGAATATCTCTCGATCATGGGACCGTCGGGTTCGGGAAAGACAACGCTTTTTAATATGATCGGCGCGCTTGATAAGCCCAGCCGGGGGCGGGTGGTTATCGGAATGCTCGATCTGACAAAGTTGACAAGTAGGCAGCTTGCCTATGTGCGATGTAATTATATCGGTTATATTTTCCAGTCCTATAATCTGATACCGTCACTGACTGCATTGAAAAACGTAGCCCTGGCCAATACCTATACCGGGGCAAGCGATCAGGAAGCCGATGAAGCTGCGAAAAACGCTCTGGAGAAAGTCGGTTTGGGACACCGGCTCCACCACCGTCCCGATGAAGTCTCCGGGGGGCAGCAGCAGCGGATCGCCATCGCCCGCGCACTGGTCAATGAACCCTCGATTATTCTCGCGGATGAGCCCACGGCAAACCTCGATTTCAAAACCGGCGCTGATATTATTAAGATCCTCAAAGGCCTTTCGGTGGACCAGGGCGTGACCATAATTACCGCAACCCACGACCATAAAATGCTGGCCAATTCCGACCGGGTTGTATGGATCAGAGATGGCGCTATCGATCATATCGACAATCGTGACGAT
- a CDS encoding FtsX-like permease family protein — MICRRALLLMGLLGMVLHGQDSTFRVTTPSSKFYADITTLASGPHRLSGTPEAHVAGRYIERRLRKAGIEKILKVSIPLVQIEIDRCEISVGDTTVALLPVAPNLHVLPATPAEGLRGPMVYMGDGSSDSVWNRKLDNSIAVFEYKSRDRWVEAFSMGAKAVIFLGDTSASSTVSKRMGLPANLIRLYADENAQAHVDFRKNHDEVVLYSHLSYTDCLGENIIGFIPGTNPDFVADRGQSELMVLSANYDSYGQIPHKSPAARSAGNVAALLQAAEYFVSHRPKRDLALVFCDNQANFHQGMRAVYDAITKKTELRDKLSRDHTEEYEYLLRLKSMLSDDKPIQDENGKLHLEVKEIFFKNAEFVYADLNQAIMKMRLREKKLGLSSPDSSWGYYEKLELKLKWSTALEKLNKFSLQGIDPQVRSQLKSRSLQFVTGRIEELDVIRKIDRQEKELYELLGNHWIVLHTCYNFSDRSRFWGAVVGDKSEFRFYPKRLTRSHWDNPGWYRPVMAALQDAAFSTAGLTWFNTRALTDPLSTGDYVPGEYVCGSIVAGINGFYNISFMTHHDGRLREGHPSDNLRHLNWRWMEQQAEEAHRLLFTLANSEDMSLPQAFQSFSITNEPKNQFPLWSKGRPSGFFAGRMVSGSLTETRPAAGAIIAICATGQWELHGPYEHIPGFNRFAVQKVNANGNYKVTGFHSSLFDVKKKEQMRVVPALFDSTGQVHAIINDKHWRGKINRVSLFPAQGYIVPRPLNGLGLKSGSIYNNTKILKASANAVYREDRVFYVCSGLFTSFYCHRFNAGSRVKLFQKLGAVCLGASPESPYGEGVFFDTFISPPPIDRLTAEDLWRLNETRLSILRSRGVIDVDLEVLHNRAKRAIENANEALTVKKERTLMAQSAALSRKVYAPVKEIMNDLIQAIVVLLLLAIPFAFAIERLIICATGIYTRIAGFVGAFLVTFLLLYFMHPGFSIASTPLIVFLAFVIIVLSSLVIFIMMRKFKTELMAFQLQSTAAHNTETSRMGTLMAAMSMGMSTMRRRPTRTMLTCITVIILTFTVLCFASFGKSIGVQSVYEGPVTGEVTGGFFMRKLDYSKLSRNFIELLKGREGKNGFIAGHWWKVKDKAHPRPVDIARVDNGSAITVDAVLGLASRELELWPQLAEVLGGDSLELKQRMLKKGGVFLPSLISDEINLTHGDSIWFGGHKTIFAGSFDIGKLQKTKHLDGRSVLPVDFADERYDTLKTDAGTGEADAELVQRDFVRLSGNQTAIVSDSLVRRLGGNLHTVVIYPDKEIDIADEGSRLAEMAYLPVWIRSSEGIKRLIFAGQTGVEGAFALLIPVLLGGFIIFGTLLGSIADREKEIYTFSALGLSPGHVGFLFLAEAGIYAIVGGMGGQLLAQAIALGASFLADLELIHQPSINFSSSNSIFAIVVVMITVLASAIYPAWQASKSANPGINRGWKMPAPEERVLRMKFPFTVSRYDLTGVVSFLAEHFREHEDAGIGVFAASDVTISREKNTGNLVLSAHCALAPFDLGISQDFTLTASPSEIEGIDEITITAEHRSGTIADWVRSNKIFIRELRKQFLLWRTLSSVRIEQYRMKTLQLLGPDEDDEQALINGGDEEK; from the coding sequence ATGATCTGCCGAAGGGCGTTACTGCTGATGGGTTTGCTGGGCATGGTGCTTCATGGGCAGGACTCCACTTTTCGTGTAACAACACCCTCATCGAAATTTTATGCTGATATTACGACTCTTGCATCAGGACCCCATCGGCTCTCGGGCACTCCTGAAGCTCATGTTGCCGGACGGTATATCGAACGTCGTCTGCGAAAAGCGGGGATTGAAAAAATCCTGAAGGTGTCTATTCCTCTGGTACAGATTGAAATAGACAGGTGCGAAATATCGGTTGGGGATACAACGGTTGCATTACTCCCTGTGGCGCCGAATCTCCATGTTCTTCCTGCAACCCCCGCCGAGGGCCTCCGGGGGCCAATGGTGTATATGGGCGATGGTTCGTCCGACAGTGTCTGGAACCGTAAACTTGACAACTCGATTGCTGTTTTTGAATATAAAAGCCGAGATCGGTGGGTCGAAGCATTTTCCATGGGCGCAAAAGCCGTTATTTTTCTGGGGGATACGAGCGCTTCTTCGACCGTATCGAAACGAATGGGACTTCCGGCAAACCTCATCCGTCTCTATGCCGATGAGAATGCTCAGGCGCATGTCGATTTCAGGAAAAATCACGATGAAGTTGTGCTCTATTCCCATCTTTCTTATACCGATTGTCTTGGAGAAAATATCATAGGATTTATACCGGGTACCAATCCTGATTTCGTCGCCGACCGGGGGCAATCTGAACTCATGGTACTTTCGGCAAATTATGATTCCTATGGCCAGATACCGCATAAATCTCCCGCTGCACGAAGTGCCGGGAATGTTGCCGCCCTCCTTCAGGCGGCCGAATATTTTGTTTCCCATCGTCCCAAAAGAGATCTCGCGCTGGTTTTCTGTGACAATCAGGCAAATTTCCATCAGGGGATGCGTGCCGTCTATGATGCGATTACAAAAAAAACGGAGCTGAGGGATAAACTCTCAAGAGATCATACCGAAGAATATGAATACCTCCTTCGATTAAAGAGCATGCTTTCGGACGACAAACCGATCCAGGATGAAAACGGAAAATTGCATCTGGAAGTTAAGGAGATATTCTTTAAAAATGCCGAATTTGTCTATGCGGATTTAAATCAGGCGATTATGAAAATGCGACTTCGGGAAAAGAAGCTCGGTCTTTCTTCACCGGACTCATCATGGGGATATTACGAAAAACTCGAACTGAAACTCAAATGGAGCACTGCGCTGGAGAAACTTAATAAATTTTCTCTTCAGGGAATCGATCCCCAGGTTCGCAGCCAACTCAAATCCCGGTCGTTACAGTTTGTTACCGGCCGTATTGAAGAACTGGATGTTATCAGAAAAATAGACCGGCAGGAAAAGGAACTGTATGAGCTTTTGGGCAATCACTGGATTGTTCTTCATACCTGTTATAATTTTTCCGATCGTAGCCGGTTCTGGGGAGCAGTTGTGGGCGATAAATCGGAGTTCCGTTTCTACCCCAAGCGGCTTACCCGCAGCCACTGGGACAACCCGGGCTGGTACCGTCCGGTAATGGCTGCCTTGCAGGACGCCGCCTTTTCCACTGCCGGACTGACCTGGTTTAATACTCGTGCCCTTACTGATCCTCTTTCGACGGGAGATTATGTTCCCGGTGAATACGTATGTGGAAGTATTGTGGCGGGAATTAACGGTTTTTACAATATTTCGTTTATGACTCATCATGATGGTCGTTTGCGTGAAGGACATCCATCGGATAATTTGAGACATCTTAACTGGCGGTGGATGGAACAACAGGCTGAAGAAGCGCACCGATTACTGTTTACTCTTGCAAACAGCGAAGACATGTCGCTTCCCCAGGCATTTCAGAGCTTTTCGATCACTAATGAACCGAAAAACCAGTTTCCTTTGTGGAGCAAGGGACGACCTTCGGGTTTCTTTGCCGGCCGGATGGTGTCCGGAAGTTTGACCGAAACCCGTCCTGCAGCCGGAGCGATAATTGCCATATGTGCCACCGGCCAGTGGGAACTTCACGGACCCTACGAACATATACCGGGTTTCAATCGGTTTGCTGTCCAGAAAGTAAATGCCAACGGCAATTATAAGGTAACGGGATTTCATTCATCCCTTTTTGATGTTAAAAAGAAAGAGCAGATGCGGGTTGTTCCCGCTCTTTTCGATTCGACCGGGCAGGTGCATGCGATTATTAATGATAAACACTGGCGGGGTAAAATAAATCGGGTTTCTCTTTTTCCGGCTCAGGGATATATCGTACCCCGCCCATTAAACGGTCTTGGACTGAAATCCGGGTCAATTTACAATAATACAAAGATTCTCAAGGCTAGTGCGAATGCCGTATACCGGGAGGATCGTGTGTTTTATGTTTGTTCCGGTCTGTTTACATCATTTTACTGCCATCGTTTCAACGCCGGGAGCCGGGTAAAGTTATTTCAGAAACTTGGAGCCGTTTGCCTGGGAGCATCACCCGAATCTCCCTATGGTGAAGGGGTGTTCTTTGATACATTCATTTCACCACCACCAATCGATCGTCTGACCGCCGAAGATCTCTGGAGATTAAATGAGACCCGTTTGAGCATTCTGCGATCCAGAGGCGTTATCGACGTTGATCTGGAGGTGCTTCACAACCGGGCCAAAAGGGCTATTGAAAATGCCAATGAAGCCCTTACGGTAAAGAAGGAACGCACGCTCATGGCTCAGAGTGCGGCCCTTTCCCGGAAGGTATATGCGCCGGTTAAAGAGATCATGAACGATCTTATCCAAGCGATCGTTGTCCTGTTGCTTCTTGCCATACCCTTTGCTTTTGCTATAGAGCGGCTTATTATCTGCGCCACGGGAATCTATACGCGTATCGCCGGTTTTGTCGGCGCATTTTTGGTTACCTTTCTACTGCTTTATTTCATGCACCCGGGTTTTTCCATTGCTTCAACGCCGCTTATCGTATTCCTGGCCTTTGTAATAATCGTGTTGTCGAGTTTGGTCATTTTTATTATGATGCGAAAATTCAAGACGGAGCTGATGGCATTTCAGCTTCAAAGCACCGCGGCTCACAATACCGAAACTTCCCGGATGGGCACCCTGATGGCGGCAATGAGTATGGGAATGTCGACCATGCGCCGTCGACCAACCCGCACAATGCTGACCTGTATCACGGTCATTATTCTTACTTTCACCGTTTTATGCTTTGCTTCCTTTGGAAAAAGTATCGGTGTGCAATCTGTCTATGAAGGCCCGGTGACCGGTGAAGTTACAGGTGGATTTTTCATGCGTAAACTCGATTATTCAAAACTTTCCCGCAATTTTATCGAACTTCTGAAGGGACGGGAAGGAAAGAATGGATTTATCGCAGGTCACTGGTGGAAAGTAAAGGATAAGGCGCATCCGCGGCCGGTCGATATTGCGCGAGTTGATAACGGAAGTGCAATCACAGTCGATGCGGTTTTGGGGCTTGCTTCACGGGAGTTGGAGTTATGGCCCCAACTCGCCGAGGTGCTTGGTGGCGATTCACTGGAGCTGAAACAGAGGATGCTCAAAAAGGGAGGAGTATTTTTACCATCACTTATCAGCGATGAAATTAATCTTACCCACGGCGATTCGATCTGGTTTGGCGGCCATAAAACGATTTTTGCGGGTTCCTTTGATATCGGGAAATTGCAAAAAACAAAGCATCTTGACGGACGCTCGGTTCTGCCGGTGGATTTCGCCGATGAAAGGTACGATACACTCAAAACCGATGCCGGTACCGGAGAAGCCGATGCCGAATTGGTACAGCGGGATTTTGTCAGATTGAGTGGAAACCAGACTGCTATTGTATCCGACAGTCTGGTTCGTCGGCTTGGCGGAAATCTTCATACAGTTGTTATCTATCCCGATAAGGAAATCGATATTGCAGATGAAGGGTCCCGTCTGGCAGAGATGGCCTATCTTCCGGTGTGGATACGGAGCAGCGAAGGGATTAAGCGGCTGATTTTTGCCGGTCAGACAGGAGTTGAGGGGGCATTTGCACTACTGATTCCGGTTCTTCTGGGAGGCTTTATTATATTCGGCACGCTTCTGGGAAGTATTGCCGACCGGGAAAAGGAGATATACACGTTCAGTGCGCTGGGCCTTTCTCCAGGCCATGTTGGCTTTCTTTTTCTTGCCGAAGCCGGGATTTATGCAATTGTCGGCGGGATGGGTGGCCAACTTCTTGCTCAGGCTATAGCACTGGGAGCTTCGTTTCTGGCCGATCTGGAATTAATTCACCAGCCATCAATAAATTTTTCATCTTCCAATTCGATTTTCGCCATTGTTGTGGTAATGATAACCGTGCTGGCATCGGCGATTTATCCTGCCTGGCAGGCATCAAAAAGCGCAAATCCCGGTATTAACCGCGGATGGAAAATGCCGGCTCCGGAGGAAAGAGTATTACGAATGAAATTCCCCTTTACCGTGTCGCGGTATGATCTGACCGGAGTGGTATCCTTTCTTGCCGAACATTTCAGGGAGCATGAAGATGCGGGGATCGGTGTATTTGCCGCATCTGATGTAACCATTTCCAGAGAAAAAAATACCGGTAATCTGGTCTTGTCGGCACACTGCGCTCTGGCTCCTTTTGACCTTGGAATCAGCCAGGATTTTACGCTCACGGCAAGCCCGTCGGAAATAGAAGGTATCGATGAAATAACCATAACGGCCGAGCACCGGAGCGGCACAATCGCCGACTGGGTCCGGTCGAATAAAATCTTTATACGTGAACTGCGAAAACAGTTTTTATTGTGGAGAACACTATCTTCAGTAAGGATCGAACAATACCGCATGAAAACATTGCAATTGCTTGGTCCCGACGAAGATGATGAACAGGCATTGATAAATGGCGGAGATGAAGAAAAATAA
- a CDS encoding peptide transporter, which translates to MAEMKKNNDNGMPHLMEVPSHFEEGFNWLSFIGAAFVALVMVPGSIYLHLLAGVSIGPASQWVTIIMFIEVARRANKSLKNAEIYILFFLAGQAAFLPFEGILWNQFLKQSNAALSLGITDDIPSWFAPKSREVLDKRSLFQAEWIPAILLVTFHVFMSRINNAVIGYGLFRLASDVEKLPFPMANVGAQGILALSEEQEEEKQVSSGGEDEDKPKMSWRWRVFSIGGALGLVFGALYLGLPTISGAILDRPLVIFPIPFIDYTQETGSFLPAVATGISLDMTNLILGMVLPFWAMVGSAAGFLVTWIINPFVLYPMGVLTQWNQGDDTIMTLMKNNVDFYFSFTIGTTIAVFIVGILATVKKVLEARKKASTTGKDKPVFESMAPEGRGDIRFPYIIVVYIMTTLAYILLSGWLIEWHRGVMAVLFFFGFVYTPLISYVTARLEGITGEVVTPPLIREAAFILSGFKGITVWFLPIPVDNFGVATVGYRQAELTGTKFVSKWKALLVFTPLILITSLFFANFIWSLGPIPSPQFPYADRMWELQAEMKSLMFSSTLEGFTLFERAFEPLNIAIGFIFGAIGFGAVTVLGLPVFIMYGMVRGISNQTLPHVIIPQFIGALIGRFYFKKKLGLRWGQYIPVIMAGFSCGMGLLTTLCIGVTFLIKSVIKLPF; encoded by the coding sequence ATGGCGGAGATGAAGAAAAATAACGATAACGGCATGCCTCATTTAATGGAGGTGCCGTCTCATTTTGAAGAGGGATTCAACTGGCTCTCGTTTATCGGCGCAGCTTTTGTTGCTCTGGTAATGGTTCCCGGTTCAATATATCTGCACCTTCTCGCCGGTGTTTCTATCGGTCCGGCATCACAATGGGTAACCATTATCATGTTTATCGAGGTGGCCCGACGGGCAAACAAAAGCCTGAAAAATGCCGAGATTTATATTCTCTTTTTCCTTGCCGGCCAGGCGGCATTTCTTCCCTTTGAAGGCATTCTCTGGAATCAATTTCTCAAACAATCGAATGCAGCGCTTTCTCTGGGCATTACCGATGATATCCCTTCGTGGTTTGCACCCAAAAGTCGGGAGGTGCTTGATAAAAGGAGTTTGTTTCAGGCCGAATGGATTCCGGCCATATTGCTTGTGACATTTCATGTTTTCATGTCCCGTATCAATAATGCGGTAATCGGTTACGGTCTGTTCCGCCTTGCAAGCGATGTCGAAAAATTGCCCTTTCCCATGGCAAACGTAGGCGCCCAGGGAATTTTGGCGCTCAGTGAAGAACAGGAGGAGGAGAAACAGGTGTCCTCGGGCGGAGAAGATGAGGACAAACCGAAGATGTCCTGGCGGTGGAGAGTCTTTTCTATCGGCGGTGCATTGGGGCTGGTTTTTGGCGCCCTCTATCTCGGTCTTCCCACAATTTCGGGCGCAATTCTCGACCGTCCGCTGGTGATTTTTCCTATCCCCTTTATCGATTATACACAGGAAACCGGTTCGTTTCTTCCTGCTGTCGCTACCGGAATATCCCTTGACATGACTAATCTGATTCTCGGTATGGTTCTGCCGTTCTGGGCCATGGTCGGAAGCGCTGCCGGTTTTTTGGTAACCTGGATAATCAATCCCTTTGTGCTCTATCCCATGGGAGTCCTGACACAGTGGAATCAGGGTGATGATACGATAATGACTCTCATGAAAAACAATGTCGATTTCTATTTTAGTTTTACTATAGGGACAACGATTGCCGTGTTTATTGTCGGCATATTGGCAACCGTAAAGAAGGTTCTTGAGGCCAGAAAGAAAGCCTCGACGACCGGAAAAGACAAACCGGTTTTCGAATCGATGGCTCCCGAAGGGCGGGGTGATATCCGCTTCCCCTATATCATTGTGGTGTATATCATGACCACGCTGGCCTATATTCTTCTTTCGGGTTGGCTGATTGAATGGCACAGGGGAGTCATGGCCGTACTCTTTTTCTTTGGTTTTGTTTATACGCCTCTTATTTCCTATGTGACCGCACGGCTGGAGGGAATTACCGGCGAGGTTGTTACCCCGCCGCTTATTCGTGAAGCGGCATTTATCCTTTCTGGATTCAAGGGAATCACTGTCTGGTTTTTACCGATTCCCGTTGATAATTTCGGAGTGGCCACCGTAGGCTACCGGCAGGCCGAACTGACCGGTACGAAATTTGTCAGCAAATGGAAAGCGCTTCTGGTCTTTACTCCCCTGATACTGATCACCAGCCTGTTTTTTGCCAATTTTATCTGGAGTCTTGGTCCGATACCTTCACCGCAGTTTCCCTATGCCGACAGGATGTGGGAGCTTCAGGCCGAAATGAAAAGCCTCATGTTTTCTTCAACCCTTGAAGGGTTTACCTTATTTGAACGGGCATTTGAGCCGTTGAATATCGCTATAGGGTTTATCTTCGGTGCAATCGGCTTTGGAGCCGTTACTGTGCTGGGATTGCCGGTATTTATCATGTATGGAATGGTTCGGGGTATTTCAAATCAGACACTTCCCCATGTCATTATTCCACAGTTTATCGGCGCGCTTATCGGGCGGTTTTATTTCAAGAAAAAGCTTGGCCTCAGATGGGGACAGTACATACCGGTAATCATGGCCGGATTCAGTTGCGGCATGGGGCTTTTAACAACGCTCTGTATTGGCGTAACTTTTTTAATAAAGAGTGTTATTAAGCTGCCCTTTTAA